The Paenibacillus uliginis N3/975 genome has a window encoding:
- a CDS encoding sugar ABC transporter substrate-binding protein: MEKGWTLSNVYLFFGLKQLLAGKFPWNHIILCKNLTLTLLVIRSYYSSEITLKRLSNQKGGTSMSKRLLISTIILTLFSFSLLTACGTDNQSSSQPSQGNEAAGNEQQEGMKPEVGAELLVWESKGPDFDYMKAVAQDFEKEYGIKVKVEPVPAIDAVKKLTTDGPAGLGADVFSSPHDQLGNAVMAGLVLQNDVYTDSEKNDFMSSAIDGVSYDGVLYGFPTAIDTYALFYNKKLMGKAPKTYEEIIKFAETYNDPESKKYGFMWDVGQLYLSYSFLGGYGGYVFGNHGTDVNDIGLNNEKSIEGAEFLQSFKKVLPLNINDLNDNIITGFFQEGKTAAIINGPWFASSLANTKIDYGVAPLPLLPNGEHPVSFSGIRGLYVNSYTKYPVAAKLFASYATSKQNLTKRFEMTTQLPPRKDLMDDPILTKDPNTMAFLEQAKYSTPMPSIPEMGNVWVPASAALSSIWNDNQDPGTVLNKAVSQIKTAIKTTK, from the coding sequence ATGGAAAAAGGATGGACGTTAAGTAACGTCTATCTTTTTTTTGGCTTGAAACAGCTGCTGGCAGGAAAGTTTCCTTGGAACCACATAATATTATGTAAGAATTTAACATTGACTTTGCTGGTAATTAGAAGTTACTATAGCAGTGAAATAACACTTAAACGTTTAAGTAATCAAAAAGGGGGAACATCCATGTCAAAACGTTTGTTGATTTCTACAATCATTTTAACGTTATTCAGCTTTTCATTGCTAACTGCATGTGGAACGGATAATCAATCATCAAGCCAGCCATCGCAAGGGAATGAAGCAGCAGGAAACGAACAACAAGAGGGGATGAAGCCAGAGGTCGGGGCTGAATTACTTGTATGGGAATCAAAAGGTCCTGATTTCGATTATATGAAAGCGGTCGCACAAGACTTTGAAAAGGAATATGGCATAAAAGTAAAGGTAGAGCCTGTTCCTGCGATAGATGCCGTCAAGAAACTTACCACGGATGGACCCGCTGGACTTGGGGCTGATGTCTTCTCTTCGCCTCATGATCAATTGGGGAATGCGGTTATGGCAGGACTCGTATTGCAAAATGATGTGTATACCGATTCTGAAAAAAATGATTTTATGTCTTCAGCAATAGATGGCGTTAGCTATGATGGAGTCCTTTATGGGTTTCCAACAGCCATTGACACCTATGCGCTTTTTTACAATAAGAAGTTGATGGGAAAAGCACCGAAGACTTACGAGGAGATCATTAAGTTTGCCGAAACTTATAACGATCCGGAAAGCAAAAAGTATGGTTTTATGTGGGATGTAGGTCAGTTGTACTTATCTTATTCATTCCTTGGTGGTTACGGTGGATATGTATTTGGCAATCATGGAACGGATGTAAATGATATCGGCCTTAACAATGAGAAGTCGATAGAAGGAGCAGAATTTCTACAATCCTTTAAAAAAGTGCTGCCCTTAAATATAAACGACCTCAATGATAATATTATCACTGGTTTTTTCCAAGAAGGTAAAACAGCTGCCATTATTAATGGACCGTGGTTCGCTTCAAGTTTGGCGAATACGAAAATAGATTATGGCGTGGCTCCATTACCTCTATTGCCTAATGGGGAACACCCCGTAAGTTTTTCAGGCATTAGAGGTTTGTATGTGAACTCGTACACGAAGTATCCGGTTGCTGCAAAATTGTTTGCGAGTTATGCGACAAGTAAACAAAATTTAACGAAACGTTTTGAAATGACAACTCAATTGCCTCCGAGGAAAGACCTGATGGACGATCCGATTCTTACGAAAGACCCGAATACAATGGCTTTCTTAGAGCAAGCCAAATATTCAACTCCAATGCCGTCTATTCCGGAAATGGGTAATGTTTGGGTTCCTGCAAGTGCTGCACTCTCATCCATTTGGAATGACAATCAAGATCCGGGTACAGTCTTGAATAAAGCTGTAAGTCAAATCAAAACAGCAATAAAAACTACAAAGTAG